Proteins from one Microbacterium sufflavum genomic window:
- a CDS encoding mannitol-1-phosphate 5-dehydrogenase, whose translation MKAVHFGAGNIGRGFVGLLLHEGGYEVVFSDVAGALVDAINAVDEYTVHEAGPGGTDHVVTGFRAVNSRTDPDAVAEEVATADVVTTAVGPTVLRFVAPSIVAGLALRSPSAAPLQVMACENAIGATDQLRAEVAAAAGADAEALLSRAVFANTAVDRIVPAQPEGAGVDVTVEPYVEWAIESGPFGDAPPHIPGAHFVADLAPYIERKLFTVNTGHAATAYFGARAGIERISDALADPDIAARVSAALQETSAVLAAVHGLDPAELAAYRATILDRFRNPELVDTVQRVGRQPLRKISRHERFIGPAAMAAERGLPTGALVAAVAAALEFDDPADEQSVELQALLRSEDAGAFTTRATGLDPEHPLYDAVREAVAARQAVLRDT comes from the coding sequence ATGAAGGCGGTCCACTTCGGGGCCGGCAACATCGGGCGCGGATTCGTCGGCCTGCTGCTGCACGAGGGCGGGTACGAGGTCGTGTTCTCGGATGTCGCCGGGGCTCTCGTCGACGCCATCAACGCGGTCGACGAGTACACCGTGCACGAGGCCGGCCCCGGGGGGACCGATCACGTCGTCACCGGGTTCCGCGCGGTGAACAGCCGCACGGACCCCGATGCCGTCGCGGAGGAGGTGGCGACCGCGGACGTCGTCACCACGGCCGTGGGACCGACGGTGCTGCGCTTCGTGGCGCCGTCGATCGTCGCGGGGCTCGCGCTCCGCTCCCCCTCGGCCGCGCCGCTGCAGGTCATGGCGTGCGAGAACGCGATCGGCGCCACCGACCAGCTGCGCGCCGAGGTCGCCGCGGCCGCCGGGGCAGACGCCGAGGCCCTGCTGTCGCGCGCGGTGTTCGCGAACACCGCGGTGGACCGCATCGTGCCCGCGCAGCCCGAGGGCGCGGGCGTCGACGTCACGGTGGAGCCGTACGTGGAGTGGGCCATCGAGTCGGGGCCGTTCGGGGACGCGCCGCCGCACATCCCGGGGGCGCACTTCGTCGCGGACCTCGCGCCGTACATCGAGCGCAAGCTGTTCACGGTGAACACGGGACACGCCGCGACCGCGTACTTCGGCGCTCGCGCGGGCATCGAGCGCATCTCGGACGCGCTGGCCGACCCCGACATCGCCGCCCGGGTGTCCGCGGCACTGCAGGAGACATCGGCCGTGCTCGCGGCGGTGCACGGTCTCGATCCGGCCGAGCTCGCCGCGTACCGCGCCACGATCCTCGACCGGTTCCGCAACCCGGAACTGGTCGACACGGTGCAGCGCGTTGGGCGGCAGCCGCTGCGTAAGATCTCCCGCCACGAGCGTTTCATCGGCCCCGCCGCGATGGCCGCGGAGCGCGGGCTGCCGACCGGGGCCCTGGTGGCCGCCGTCGCCGCCGCTCTCGAGTTCGACGACCCCGCGGATGAGCAGTCCGTCGAGCTCCAGGCGCTCCTGCGCAGCGAGGACGCCGGAGCGTTCACGACCCGCGCCACCGGACTCGACCCCGAACACCCGCTGTACGACGCGGTGCGCGAGGCCGTCGCCGCCCGGCAGGCCGTCCTGCGCGACACCTGA
- a CDS encoding PTS sugar transporter subunit IIB: MRILVVCGAGASSTFVAQRLRRAAESVGLAWDAAAGTESSVAAGRHDLVLIGPHLGDRLADIRRVADGPVALLPDDVFADRDGSRTLRLARSILADAGETPKGTP; this comes from the coding sequence ATGAGGATCCTCGTGGTGTGCGGCGCTGGCGCGTCGAGCACGTTCGTCGCGCAGCGGTTGCGCAGGGCGGCGGAGTCCGTCGGCCTGGCCTGGGATGCGGCGGCCGGAACGGAGAGCTCCGTCGCCGCAGGGCGCCACGACCTCGTGCTCATCGGCCCGCACCTCGGCGACCGGCTCGCCGACATCCGCCGCGTCGCCGACGGCCCGGTGGCGCTGCTGCCCGACGACGTCTTCGCCGACCGCGACGGCAGCCGCACCCTCCGGCTCGCCCGCTCGATCCTCGCCGACGCCGGCGAGACACCGAAAGGAACACCATGA
- a CDS encoding PTS sugar transporter subunit IIA — protein sequence MSVLTLEQIRIHPSGATRDDALQEATDILVAAGAVTPAYVDAMRQREQTVSTYMGNGLAIPHGTNDAKDAILASALSVVRYDGGVDWDGEQATFVIGIAGVGDEHLEILSRIAILFSDEDDVAKLAAAQTPEELYTLLSEVNEA from the coding sequence ATGAGCGTGCTCACCCTCGAGCAGATCCGGATCCACCCGTCGGGTGCGACGCGGGACGACGCCCTCCAGGAGGCGACGGACATCCTCGTCGCCGCCGGAGCGGTCACCCCCGCCTACGTCGACGCGATGCGGCAGCGCGAGCAGACCGTGTCGACCTACATGGGCAACGGGCTCGCGATCCCGCACGGCACCAACGACGCGAAGGACGCCATCCTCGCCTCGGCCCTCTCGGTCGTGCGCTACGACGGCGGCGTCGACTGGGACGGCGAGCAGGCGACCTTCGTGATCGGCATCGCCGGTGTCGGTGACGAGCACCTGGAGATCCTGTCGCGCATCGCGATCCTTTTCTCGGACGAGGACGACGTCGCGAAGCTCGCCGCGGCGCAGACCCCGGAGGAGCTCTACACGCTCCTGTCGGAGGTGAACGAGGCATGA
- a CDS encoding HPr family phosphocarrier protein, with the protein MPERTVVVSAHNGVHARPVAEIVRLVQAHDRPVTLRTADGTTVDLSSVLAVMDLAIVPGDAVVLETAASPAAETLLDRLADVLAPRG; encoded by the coding sequence ATGCCCGAGCGGACCGTCGTCGTGAGCGCGCACAACGGCGTGCACGCGCGCCCGGTCGCCGAGATCGTCCGGCTCGTGCAGGCGCACGACCGCCCGGTGACGCTGCGCACCGCCGACGGGACGACCGTCGACCTGAGCAGCGTGCTGGCGGTCATGGACCTCGCGATCGTGCCGGGCGATGCCGTCGTGCTGGAGACGGCGGCATCCCCCGCCGCGGAGACGCTGCTGGACCGGCTCGCCGACGTGCTCGCACCGCGGGGCTGA
- a CDS encoding HPr family phosphocarrier protein produces MTATRTVRIGSSHGLHARPAKIFAQAAKDSGLAVTIAKDSGKPVNAASILGVIALAVEHGDYVTLTAEGDGAEDVLDTLTELLTTDHDQDAAG; encoded by the coding sequence ATGACCGCCACTCGCACCGTCCGGATCGGCTCCTCGCACGGCCTGCACGCCCGCCCCGCGAAGATCTTCGCGCAGGCGGCCAAGGATTCCGGTCTCGCCGTGACCATCGCGAAGGACTCCGGCAAGCCGGTCAACGCCGCCAGCATCCTCGGCGTCATCGCGCTCGCGGTCGAGCACGGCGACTACGTCACGCTCACGGCCGAGGGCGACGGCGCGGAGGACGTGCTGGACACGCTCACCGAGCTGCTGACCACCGATCACGATCAGGACGCGGCCGGATGA
- a CDS encoding PTS mannitol transporter subunit IICB — translation MTTTSPAATRPGGLRLGVQRFGTFLSGMIMPNIAAFIAWGFITMLFIPAGFFGADSPFGWHWAGVAEIIGGGGDSAVIGWQGAMTAVAEGDGGNILAYVGLVGPMVTYLLPLLIANTAGRLVYGERGGVVATIATVGVIVGTNIPMFLGAMIMGPIAAWLTKQMDRLWDGKIRPGFEMLVNNFSAGILGMILAIVGFFAFGPVMLGISTALGAAVDWLVGLNLLPLVSIIVEPAKVLFLNNAINHGVFTPLGIEQATETGKSILFLIEANPGPGIGLLLAFSFFGVGAARASAPGAAIIQFFGGIHEIYFPYALSKPATILALIAGGATGVTTNMLLGGGLAFPAAPGSIIAVTAAAIGPGVANLLVVYLSVILAAAVTFLLTAVILRASRKRDLAAEGDTFGAAIAQTEANKGKSSAAMDALRTSSGAATATAATEAPATAVADRPISTIVFACDAGMGSSAMGASVLRNKIKKAGIEGVTVTNAAIANLDGTADLVITQQQLTERAQTKSPNSIHVSVDNFMNSPKYEEVVEMVREQRKDEE, via the coding sequence ATGACGACGACGTCACCTGCCGCCACGAGACCCGGCGGCCTCCGCCTGGGTGTCCAGCGCTTCGGCACCTTCCTCTCGGGCATGATCATGCCGAACATCGCGGCCTTCATCGCCTGGGGCTTCATCACGATGCTCTTCATCCCCGCCGGCTTCTTCGGCGCGGACAGCCCCTTCGGCTGGCACTGGGCCGGGGTCGCCGAGATCATCGGCGGCGGCGGCGACTCGGCCGTGATCGGCTGGCAGGGTGCCATGACCGCGGTGGCCGAGGGTGACGGCGGCAACATCCTGGCGTACGTCGGGCTGGTCGGCCCGATGGTCACCTACCTGCTGCCGCTGCTGATCGCCAACACCGCGGGCCGCCTGGTCTACGGCGAGCGCGGTGGCGTCGTGGCCACGATCGCCACGGTCGGCGTGATCGTCGGCACGAACATCCCGATGTTCCTCGGCGCCATGATCATGGGACCGATCGCCGCATGGCTCACGAAGCAGATGGATCGCCTGTGGGACGGCAAGATCCGCCCCGGGTTCGAGATGCTCGTGAACAACTTCTCGGCGGGCATCCTCGGCATGATCCTCGCGATCGTCGGCTTCTTCGCGTTCGGACCGGTCATGCTCGGCATCAGCACCGCGCTGGGCGCCGCCGTCGACTGGCTCGTGGGACTGAACCTGCTGCCGCTGGTGTCGATCATCGTCGAGCCCGCGAAGGTGCTGTTCCTCAACAACGCCATCAACCACGGCGTGTTCACCCCGCTCGGCATCGAGCAGGCGACCGAGACCGGCAAGTCGATCCTGTTCCTCATCGAGGCGAACCCCGGTCCGGGCATCGGCCTGCTGCTGGCGTTCAGCTTCTTCGGGGTCGGTGCCGCGCGGGCGTCCGCGCCCGGTGCCGCGATCATCCAGTTCTTCGGCGGCATCCACGAGATCTACTTCCCGTACGCGCTGAGCAAGCCGGCGACGATCCTCGCCCTGATCGCGGGTGGAGCGACCGGTGTCACCACGAACATGCTCCTCGGCGGAGGCCTGGCCTTCCCGGCGGCGCCCGGCAGCATCATCGCGGTGACCGCCGCGGCGATCGGCCCCGGCGTCGCGAACCTGCTCGTGGTCTACCTGTCCGTCATCCTCGCTGCCGCCGTCACGTTCCTGCTCACCGCCGTGATCCTGCGGGCCTCGCGCAAGCGCGACCTCGCGGCGGAGGGCGACACGTTCGGTGCGGCGATCGCGCAGACCGAGGCGAACAAGGGCAAGTCGTCCGCCGCGATGGACGCGCTGCGCACCTCGTCGGGCGCTGCGACAGCCACCGCCGCGACCGAGGCGCCCGCGACCGCGGTCGCCGACCGGCCGATCTCCACGATCGTGTTCGCGTGCGACGCCGGCATGGGCTCCTCGGCGATGGGCGCCAGCGTGCTCCGCAACAAGATCAAGAAGGCCGGGATCGAGGGCGTCACCGTGACCAACGCCGCGATCGCCAACCTCGACGGCACGGCTGACCTGGTGATCACGCAGCAGCAGCTCACGGAGCGGGCGCAGACGAAGTCGCCGAACTCCATCCACGTCTCCGTCGACAACTTCATGAACTCGCCGAAGTACGAAGAGGTCGTCGAGATGGTCAGGGAACAGCGAAAGGACGAAGAATGA
- the ptsP gene encoding phosphoenolpyruvate--protein phosphotransferase, which translates to MSELRGVGIGLGVAQGPVVRMTEALPAPDDSPSTAGADAERARAREAVATVARELTARGEAAGGAAQEVLEAQAMIAEDPTLQDEVDARIDGGATAEWAVHDAFAGFRATLEAVGGYLGERAADLDDIAQRVLARLRGVDAPGVPNPGHPFVLVARDLAPADTALLDLDQVLALITTDGGPTSHTAILAREKGIVAIVGASEGTALTTGETVIVDAAAGVVTREPSTEALARAAERAAARRSAVDAPATPGALADGTPIALLANLGKPADAADAVARGAEGVGLFRTEFLFLSASQAPTVAQQRESYRELLAAFPGRKVVVRMLDAGADKPLAFLNDAHEENPALGLRGLRALRASEDILREQLTALAEADAETDADLWVMAPMVATVEETVYFTGLAREYGLKTAGVMVEVPSSALLADRVLAHADFASIGTNDLTQYTMAADRLLGSVASFQDPWHPAVLRLVREVGAAGARLGKPVGICGEAAADPLLAVVLVGLGATSLSMAPSALADVRRALSERTASDALSLAEAALDADDASSARTAVATLAAALPPHQKETTS; encoded by the coding sequence ATGAGCGAGCTGCGCGGGGTGGGAATCGGCCTCGGCGTCGCCCAGGGACCGGTCGTCCGGATGACCGAGGCGCTGCCGGCGCCGGACGACTCGCCCAGCACCGCGGGCGCCGATGCCGAGCGCGCGCGAGCCCGCGAGGCCGTCGCCACGGTGGCGCGCGAGCTGACCGCGCGCGGCGAGGCCGCCGGAGGAGCGGCGCAGGAGGTGCTCGAGGCGCAGGCCATGATCGCCGAGGACCCGACGCTGCAGGACGAGGTGGATGCCCGCATCGACGGCGGCGCCACCGCGGAGTGGGCCGTGCACGACGCGTTCGCCGGGTTCCGCGCGACGCTGGAGGCCGTGGGCGGCTACCTCGGGGAGCGCGCCGCCGACCTCGACGACATCGCCCAGCGCGTGCTCGCCCGCCTGCGCGGGGTCGACGCCCCCGGCGTGCCGAACCCCGGGCACCCGTTCGTGCTGGTCGCGCGCGACCTCGCCCCGGCGGACACCGCGCTGCTCGACCTCGACCAGGTGCTCGCGCTGATCACCACGGACGGCGGCCCCACGTCGCACACCGCGATCCTCGCCCGCGAGAAGGGCATCGTCGCGATCGTCGGGGCGTCCGAGGGCACCGCCCTCACCACGGGCGAGACCGTGATCGTCGACGCCGCTGCCGGGGTCGTGACCCGCGAGCCCAGCACCGAGGCCCTGGCCCGTGCCGCCGAGCGCGCCGCGGCCCGACGCTCGGCCGTCGATGCACCAGCCACTCCCGGCGCCCTCGCCGACGGCACGCCCATCGCGCTGCTGGCGAACCTGGGGAAGCCCGCGGACGCCGCCGATGCGGTCGCTCGGGGGGCCGAGGGCGTCGGGCTGTTCCGCACCGAGTTCCTGTTCCTCTCTGCCTCCCAGGCCCCGACGGTGGCGCAGCAGCGCGAGTCGTACCGCGAGCTCCTGGCGGCGTTCCCCGGCCGGAAGGTCGTGGTGCGCATGCTCGACGCGGGCGCCGACAAGCCCCTGGCCTTCCTCAACGACGCGCACGAGGAGAACCCGGCCCTGGGGCTCCGCGGCCTCCGGGCGCTGCGGGCGAGCGAGGACATCCTGCGCGAGCAGCTCACGGCGCTCGCGGAAGCCGACGCCGAGACCGACGCCGACCTGTGGGTCATGGCGCCCATGGTCGCGACGGTCGAGGAGACCGTGTACTTCACGGGACTCGCACGCGAGTACGGGCTGAAGACCGCCGGGGTCATGGTCGAGGTCCCGTCCAGCGCCCTGCTGGCCGACCGGGTGCTCGCCCACGCGGACTTCGCCTCGATCGGCACCAACGACCTCACGCAGTACACGATGGCGGCCGACCGCCTGCTCGGCTCGGTCGCGTCGTTCCAGGACCCGTGGCACCCCGCGGTGCTCCGCCTGGTGCGCGAGGTCGGCGCGGCCGGCGCCCGTCTCGGCAAGCCCGTGGGCATCTGCGGGGAGGCCGCGGCCGACCCCCTCCTCGCCGTCGTGCTCGTGGGTCTCGGGGCGACCAGTCTCTCGATGGCGCCGTCCGCGTTGGCCGACGTGCGCCGCGCCCTCTCCGAACGCACCGCATCCGACGCGCTCAGCCTGGCGGAAGCCGCGCTGGACGCCGACGACGCCTCCTCCGCCCGAACCGCCGTGGCGACCCTCGCCGCGGCACTCCCCCCTCACCAGAAAGAGACGACATCATGA
- a CDS encoding phospho-sugar mutase, protein MSEERLAQARAWLRQDPDPQTRDELAGVVTRAAAGDAAAVADLDDRFGRRLAFGTAGLRGELGAGSNRMNRVLVAQAAAGFAAYLRERAGGGTPTVVIGYDGRRNSRVFAQDSAELFAGAGLRAILLPRLLPTPVLAFAVRHLDAAAGVMVTASHNPPNDNGYKVYLGGADQGSQIVAPADAEIAAHIQRVADAGDVRSLPRSTEYETAGEDVVEAYIAATAAVAPAPDDAAGLRWVYTAMHGVGWETVSRIVKAAGYPQPLVVDEQLRPDATFRTVSFPNPEEPGAMDLAFAKARRTRADLILANDPDADRLAVAIPDDTAPEGWRRLTGNEVGLLLGARAARAAAGTPGASLACSLVSSPGLGAVAAHHGLDFHETLTGFKWISRAPGIVFGFEEALGYLVNPETVRDKDGISAAVALLGLAAEARGRGATIADLLRELGDTYGHFASAQVSVRVADLALIGTVMLALRTLPPTQIGGRSIASAEDLLNAADGQPSGDVLRYRLSDGSRVIVRPSGTEPKLKVYIDARGDSAEGAAAAVAELEAGVRALLDERS, encoded by the coding sequence GTGAGCGAGGAGCGGCTCGCGCAGGCCCGCGCCTGGCTGCGGCAGGACCCCGACCCGCAGACCAGGGACGAACTCGCCGGCGTCGTGACCAGGGCCGCCGCGGGAGACGCCGCGGCCGTCGCCGACCTGGACGACCGCTTCGGCCGTCGGCTCGCGTTCGGCACGGCCGGACTGCGCGGTGAGCTCGGCGCCGGGAGCAACCGGATGAACAGGGTGCTCGTCGCCCAGGCCGCGGCCGGGTTCGCCGCTTACCTCCGCGAGCGCGCGGGGGGCGGCACGCCCACCGTCGTGATCGGCTACGACGGCCGACGCAACTCCCGGGTGTTCGCGCAGGACTCTGCCGAGCTCTTCGCCGGGGCGGGACTGCGCGCGATCCTGCTGCCGCGCCTGCTGCCGACCCCGGTGCTGGCCTTCGCCGTACGCCACCTCGACGCCGCCGCCGGCGTGATGGTGACGGCGAGCCACAACCCGCCGAACGACAACGGCTACAAGGTGTACCTCGGCGGCGCCGACCAGGGCTCGCAGATCGTGGCTCCCGCGGACGCCGAGATCGCCGCGCACATCCAGCGGGTCGCAGACGCCGGAGACGTGCGGTCGCTGCCGCGCTCCACGGAGTACGAGACGGCGGGCGAAGACGTGGTCGAGGCCTATATCGCCGCGACCGCCGCCGTGGCCCCGGCTCCGGACGACGCGGCCGGGCTGCGGTGGGTGTACACGGCCATGCACGGCGTGGGCTGGGAGACGGTGTCGCGCATCGTGAAGGCCGCGGGCTACCCGCAGCCGCTCGTGGTCGACGAGCAGCTGCGCCCCGACGCCACCTTCCGCACGGTGTCGTTCCCCAACCCGGAAGAGCCGGGTGCCATGGACCTCGCGTTCGCGAAGGCCCGGCGGACGCGCGCCGACCTCATCCTCGCGAACGACCCGGACGCCGACCGGCTCGCCGTGGCGATTCCCGACGACACCGCGCCGGAGGGCTGGCGCCGGCTCACCGGCAACGAGGTGGGCCTGCTGCTCGGCGCCCGCGCCGCCCGTGCGGCCGCCGGCACGCCCGGAGCCTCGCTGGCCTGCTCGCTGGTCTCCTCCCCCGGTCTCGGCGCGGTCGCCGCGCACCACGGCCTCGACTTCCACGAGACGCTCACCGGCTTCAAGTGGATCTCGCGGGCCCCGGGCATCGTGTTCGGTTTCGAGGAGGCGCTCGGCTACCTCGTGAACCCCGAGACCGTGCGGGACAAGGACGGCATCTCCGCCGCCGTGGCGCTGCTCGGGCTCGCCGCGGAGGCGCGCGGGCGCGGCGCGACCATCGCGGACCTGCTCCGCGAGCTCGGCGACACCTACGGGCACTTCGCGAGCGCCCAGGTGTCGGTGCGCGTGGCCGATCTGGCCCTCATCGGCACCGTCATGCTGGCGCTGCGGACCCTGCCGCCCACGCAGATCGGCGGGCGCTCCATCGCCTCGGCGGAGGACCTGCTGAACGCCGCGGACGGTCAGCCGTCGGGCGACGTGCTCCGGTACCGGCTGAGCGACGGCTCGCGCGTCATCGTCCGCCCGAGCGGCACGGAGCCGAAGCTCAAGGTGTACATCGATGCGCGGGGCGACTCGGCGGAGGGAGCGGCTGCGGCCGTCGCCGAGCTCGAGGCCGGAGTGCGCGCCCTGCTGGACGAGCGCTCCTGA
- a CDS encoding BglG family transcription antiterminator, with protein sequence MSRQRQDQLLALLLRQEGWATAGSLADLLGVTPRSIRSYVAALNARTPGAAVVESGPAGYRAGSGARGAQRVRQGREATPRDRLHALVRMLLDAPEGVDVFDAADELHVSEATLEADLVRVRGLLDGTDLTLDRSREIVRLRGDEAAQRRLLSRLAHDEMDDASFHPEVFRRALSGTAVDPRAVAPFKSALVGELGQLGYYVNELAIADVLLHIAIAAERVAAGRSLDTPPTGARPEIPRVGAVIARLAAEHFGVMLGEGDSAHLASLVLTRIVAPGGDETREVARSGVAPEVDAAVRAEIARAADDFQVDLVDETFVLRLALHVQNLRRRAEESALTRNPLTRSLKTTYPMIFEVAVSIASGLHDRLGTPVHDDEIAYIAMHVGGRLERSRKAESILTATIVCPGYYELHELLRSSVDRSLGSAIEVTSVVTNVDPDWASFDTDLVLSTIEPGSPGERFVRIQPFLTDADVDRVQQAAARVRRGRRLTRLRAELARYFLPDAYVFPLPDAGEEEIIRLLGARLVAAGLIGDDYVENTIVRERLSSTAFTDALAVPHALQMTATRTAIAIGVAEGSAAWGDARVQVVALAAFSEGDRAAFQTVFEQLVEVFSERDSVQRIVRRGTTFEAFLDELVAVIDG encoded by the coding sequence ATGTCGCGCCAGCGCCAGGATCAGCTCCTCGCGCTGCTGCTGCGGCAGGAGGGCTGGGCGACCGCCGGGAGCCTGGCCGACCTCCTCGGCGTGACCCCGCGGAGCATCCGGTCGTACGTCGCCGCCCTCAACGCCCGCACGCCCGGCGCGGCCGTGGTGGAGTCGGGACCCGCCGGCTATCGCGCGGGGTCGGGCGCCCGGGGCGCGCAACGGGTGCGCCAGGGCCGCGAGGCCACGCCCCGCGACCGGTTGCACGCGCTCGTGCGCATGCTGCTCGACGCGCCGGAGGGCGTCGACGTGTTCGACGCCGCCGACGAGCTGCACGTGAGCGAGGCCACCCTGGAGGCCGACCTCGTGCGCGTGCGCGGTCTGCTCGACGGCACCGACCTCACCCTCGACCGCTCGCGCGAGATCGTGCGGCTACGTGGCGACGAGGCGGCCCAGCGGCGGCTGCTCAGCCGGCTCGCGCACGACGAGATGGACGACGCGTCCTTCCACCCGGAGGTGTTCCGCCGCGCGCTGTCCGGCACGGCGGTCGATCCGCGGGCGGTCGCGCCCTTCAAGTCGGCCCTGGTGGGGGAGCTCGGACAGCTCGGCTACTACGTCAACGAGCTCGCGATCGCCGACGTGCTGCTGCACATCGCGATCGCCGCGGAGCGGGTGGCCGCCGGGCGGTCACTCGACACGCCGCCGACCGGGGCCAGGCCCGAGATCCCTCGCGTGGGCGCGGTGATCGCGCGTCTCGCCGCCGAGCACTTCGGCGTGATGCTCGGCGAGGGCGACAGCGCCCACCTCGCGTCCCTCGTGCTCACACGCATCGTGGCGCCGGGCGGCGACGAGACCCGCGAGGTCGCGCGCAGCGGAGTGGCGCCGGAGGTCGACGCGGCCGTGCGGGCCGAGATCGCCAGGGCCGCGGACGACTTCCAGGTCGACCTGGTCGACGAGACGTTCGTGCTGCGGCTCGCGCTGCACGTGCAGAACCTGCGGCGACGGGCGGAGGAGAGCGCCCTCACGCGCAACCCGCTCACGCGGTCGCTCAAGACCACGTATCCGATGATCTTCGAGGTGGCGGTGTCGATCGCGAGCGGGCTGCACGACCGCCTCGGCACCCCCGTCCACGACGACGAGATCGCCTACATCGCGATGCACGTCGGCGGGCGTCTCGAGCGCAGCCGCAAGGCCGAGTCGATCCTCACGGCGACGATCGTGTGCCCCGGCTATTACGAGCTGCACGAGCTGCTGCGATCGAGCGTCGACCGCTCCCTCGGCTCCGCGATCGAGGTCACCAGCGTCGTCACGAACGTCGACCCCGACTGGGCGTCGTTCGACACTGACCTGGTGCTCAGCACGATCGAGCCCGGCTCACCCGGTGAGCGGTTCGTGCGCATCCAGCCGTTCCTCACCGACGCCGACGTCGACCGCGTGCAGCAGGCTGCGGCCCGCGTCCGCCGCGGCCGGCGTCTCACGCGGCTGCGGGCCGAGCTGGCGCGCTACTTCCTGCCCGACGCCTACGTCTTCCCGCTGCCCGATGCGGGGGAGGAGGAGATCATCCGGCTCCTCGGCGCGCGGCTGGTGGCGGCCGGACTGATCGGCGACGACTACGTGGAGAACACGATCGTGCGCGAACGCCTGTCGTCAACGGCGTTCACCGACGCGCTCGCCGTGCCGCACGCGCTGCAGATGACGGCCACCCGCACCGCGATCGCGATCGGGGTCGCCGAGGGGTCCGCGGCCTGGGGCGACGCCCGCGTGCAGGTCGTCGCGCTCGCCGCGTTCAGCGAGGGCGACCGCGCGGCCTTCCAGACCGTGTTCGAGCAGCTCGTCGAGGTGTTCAGCGAGCGCGACAGCGTGCAGCGCATCGTGCGGCGCGGCACCACGTTCGAGGCGTTCCTCGACGAGCTGGTGGCGGTGATCGACGGCTGA
- a CDS encoding purine-nucleoside phosphorylase: MPETHSNPLDDPSANPFEVAAAAASDIARLTGVEKHDIALTLGSGWGKAADLIGETVATIPATEVTGFSKPALEGHVGTLRSIRTPGGKNVLVIGARTHYYENHGVRRVVHSVRTAAATGAKIMVLTNGAGGIRETWKPGQPVLISDHINLTADSPLEGATFIDLTDLYAKRLRDVARSIDPGLDEGVYTQFRGPHYETPAEVQMAKAIGGHIVGMSTALEAIAAREAGMEILGFSLITNLAAGIQQTPLSHAEVIEAGREAEPVISALLARVVEAL, from the coding sequence ATGCCTGAAACGCACAGCAACCCCCTCGACGACCCCTCCGCGAACCCGTTCGAGGTGGCCGCCGCGGCCGCCTCCGACATCGCGCGCCTCACCGGCGTCGAGAAGCACGACATCGCCCTCACGCTCGGCAGCGGCTGGGGCAAGGCCGCCGACCTCATCGGCGAGACGGTCGCCACGATCCCCGCGACCGAGGTCACCGGATTCTCCAAGCCCGCCCTCGAGGGACACGTCGGGACGCTGCGCAGCATCCGCACCCCCGGCGGGAAGAACGTGCTGGTGATCGGCGCGCGCACCCACTACTACGAGAACCACGGCGTGCGTCGCGTGGTGCACAGCGTGCGAACGGCCGCTGCGACGGGGGCGAAGATCATGGTGCTCACCAACGGTGCCGGCGGCATCCGCGAGACCTGGAAGCCCGGCCAGCCGGTGCTGATCAGCGACCACATCAACCTGACCGCCGACTCGCCGCTCGAGGGGGCGACGTTCATCGACCTCACCGACCTGTACGCGAAGCGTCTGCGCGACGTCGCTCGGAGCATCGACCCCGGCCTGGACGAGGGCGTCTACACGCAGTTCCGCGGTCCGCACTACGAGACCCCGGCCGAGGTGCAGATGGCGAAGGCGATCGGCGGGCACATCGTCGGCATGTCCACCGCGCTGGAGGCCATCGCGGCGCGCGAGGCGGGCATGGAGATCCTCGGGTTCTCGCTCATCACGAACCTCGCCGCCGGCATCCAGCAGACGCCGCTCAGCCATGCCGAGGTGATCGAGGCCGGGCGGGAGGCGGAGCCGGTGATCTCCGCACTGCTGGCGAGGGTGGTCGAGGCCCTGTGA